Proteins found in one Oryza glaberrima chromosome 4, OglaRS2, whole genome shotgun sequence genomic segment:
- the LOC127769766 gene encoding glutamate decarboxylase-like, translating into MALSTAQTGESMHSSTFASRYVRTALPRFRMPEKSIPKDAAYQIINDELMLDGNPRLNLASFVTTWMEPECDKLMMAAINKNYVDMDEYPVTTELQNRCVNMIAHLFNAPIGDDETAVGVGTVGSSEAIMLAGLAFKRKWQNRMKAEGKPHDKPNIVTGANVQVCWEKFARYFEVELKEVKLTQGYYVMNPEKAVEMVDENTICVAAILGSTLNGEFEDVKMLNDLLTAKNAETGWNTPIHVDAASGGFIAPFIYPELEWDFRLPLVKSINVSGHKYGLVYAGVGWVIWRNKEDLPDELIFHINYLGADQPTFTLNFSKGSNQIIAQYYQLIRLGFEGYKDIMQNCRDNATVLREGIEKTGHFDVVSKDSGVPLVAFSLKDSSRYTVFEVAESLRRFGWIVPAYTMPADAEHVAVMRVVIREDFSRGLAERLITDLTKTVADMDAHAVKKAAAEPAKKTVREIEKEVTTYWRSFVARKKSSLVC; encoded by the exons ATGGCGCTGTCGACGGCGCAGACAGGGGAGTCGATGCACTCCTCGACGTTCGCGTCGCGGTACGTGCGCACGGCGCTGCCGAGGTTCAGGATGCCGGAGAAGTCGATCCCCAAGGACGCGGCGTACCAGATCATCAACGACGAGCTGATGCTCGACGGCAACCCGCGCCTGAACCTGGCGTCCTTCGTCACCACGTGGATGGAGCCCGAGTGCGACAAGCTCATGATGGCCGCCATCAACAAGAACTACGTCGACATGGACGAGTACCCCGTCACCACCGAGCTCCAG AACCGGTGCGTGAACATGATCGCGCATCTGTTCAACGCGCCGATCGGGGACGACGAGACGGCGGTCGGGGTGGGCACGGTGGGGTCGTCGGAGGCCATCATGCTGGCGGGGCTGGCGTTCAAGAGGAAGTGGCAGAACAGGATGAAGGCCGAGGGGAAGCCCCACGACAAGCCCAACATCGTGACGGGGGCCAACGTGCAGGTGTGCTGGGAGAAGTTCGCGCGCTACTTCGAGGTGGAGCTCAAGGAGGTGAAGCTGACCCAAGGGTACTACGTGATGAACCCGGAGAAGGCCGTGGAGATGGTCGACGAGAACACCATCTgcgtcgccgccatcctcgGCTCCACCCTCAACGGCGAGTTCGAGGACGTCAAGATGCTCAACGACCTCCTCACCGCCAAGAACGCCGAGACAGG GTGGAACACGCCGATCCATGTGgacgcggcgagcggcgggttCATCGCGCCGTTCATCTACCCGGAGCTGGAGTGGGACTTCCGGCTGCCGCTGGTGAAGAGCATCAACGTCAGCGGCCACAAGTACGGGCTCGTCTACGCCGGCGTCGGGTGGGTCATCTGGCGCAACAAGGAGGACCTCCCCGATGAGCTCATCTTCCACATCAACTACCTCGGCGCCGACCAGCCAACCTTCACGCTCAACTTCTCCAAAG GATCGAACCAGATAATTGCGCAGTATTACCAGCTCATTCGTCTCGGATTCGAG GGGTACAAGGACATCATGCAGAACTGCCGGGACAACGCGACGGTGCTCCGGGAGGGGATCGAGAAGACGGGCCACTTCGACGTGGTGTCCAAGGACTCCGGCGTGCCGCTGGTGGCCTTCTCCCTCAAGGACTCGTCGCGGTACACGGTGTTCGAGGTGGCCGAGAGCCTCCGCCGCTTCGGCTGGATCGTGCCGGCGTACACCATGCCCGCCGACGCTGAGCACGTCGCCGTGATGCGCGTCGTCATCCGCGAGGACTTCAGCCGCGGCCTCGCCGAGCGCCTCATCACCGACCTCACCAAGACGGTGGCCGATATGGACGCCCACGCCGTCAagaaggccgccgccgagccggccAAGAAGACCGTGCGGGAGATAGAGAAGGAGGTGACCACCTACTGGCGGAGTTTCGTCGCCAGGAAGAAGAGCAGCCTCGTCTGCTGA